ttttgtgtgtttgtcTTTTTTGTCGTGAAACATTAACGgataaaatcttattatttttatttttttaattaatacatatttcacataattaagaattttatatttaattagcatTTAATTACTGTTTcaagatagaaaaaacaaaggtattttaaataaaagaataaacatattcatttttatattcgTTTTTGTATATCTAATAAAGGatgttttttgtgtgtttgtcTTTTCTGTTGTGAAACATTGACGgacaaatttttattatttttatttttttaattaatacatatctcacataattaataattttatatttaattagtgtttaattattgtttcgagatagaaaaaataaaggtattctagataaaagaacaaacatatttgtttttatacttattcttgtatctctaataaaatatgttttgttttttttgtttgttttttctatctttcCTGAAACATTAACggataaaatcttatttttttattttttatttttttaattaatacaaactATTCGAGGCACTGGACTTTTTAtccaaaactttaattataaGTGGTCAACTATGCATAGGAATCtcatcatattataaattgaagaaaagTTCCACTAGTTTTCGAGTACATTGTTTTCATGATTTCACACTAACTTCGTCTCCCTTCTCCATTTTCACATTGAGGATATCTTGAATGAGTTTTCTCGTATCAATAATGAATCActaatttttacttaattaaatcttgaatCTTAAAGttgacataaataattaaatcttattatttattatcttcTTGTAGTCAACCTTATTATTTATGATGgatcatttgataaaaaatacatattttgtacgcttaaaaattatatatcatattttttcatcattattttcaaATGCACTTTCAAAGTTTCCATATGGACACCGCTCCCAAGAGATTCCCTAGGAACTGCATATCTCCATTAACAGAAGCTTTCTCAAGCCAAATGTAACCCCTTGTTTCAAAACATCCATCAAAATTAAGAGAGTTAAAGATCTGTTTCACTAATTTGTTCATGAGATATTTTCCCAATGGACAACAATGAGAAAGAAGCAAAACCAAGATGGGTTGCAGGTGTAGATGGCAAGAGTTCAACAAGAGTCTCTATTTATTCCTAGGGTTCTCCAGCTCCATCTTCTGAAGGTTGAGTAGCAAATCACTGGAATCGAGGAAAACTTTGTTGGCTGAATTTGAGATTGTATGTGCAATTTCTCTTGCAGCTTCAATCTTCCTTAGAGTGATGAATGCAGGATTGTTGGCAATGGCTTGACCAATGAGCTGAGCACTGGTGGCCTCTCCCTGTTAACCattaaaggaaaaattattACAAAGAGAAGAAGGATGGGGTACGGAATTCTAAACGTAGAGTGCAAGAAACGGAGAGAGCCCTCATTCTAATGGGGATTTTAGCATTTCTTCTCGTCTCACCTCAGCTCTGATAACAGCACTCTTCTTATCTTGTTCAGCTTTTTCCACAATAAATTTAGCCCTCTCAGCATCTCGAGCAGCCACCTGTTTAGCTTCGATTGCAGCAGTAAATTATTTCCCAAAAGTCAGGCTTGTAATGGACACATCATCCAGTGCAATGTGAAAATTGGATGCTCTCGCTGTCAAAACCTTCCTTATTTCTCGACTAACAGCCTATAAAAATATACCAAATTAGTCAACGCCGGATGATGCACGAACAGCTAAGCACACAAGAAAGAATGGACAGTATAATCCTGAAGACAATGCAAAAGTAATGGAGAAACTAGAGAGAATCCGATCAATATCTTCCACATTTCTCTACTAACAGCCtatagaagaaaattcaaattagtCAACGCAGGATGATGCATGAACAGCTACACACACAAGAGAGAAAGGACGATACAAtcctgaaaacaaagcaaaagtaATGGAGAAACTAGAGGACAACCgatcaatatttttcatatttctctACTAACAgcctataaaagaaaattcaaaatagtCAACGCAGGATGATGCATGAATAGCTACACACACAAGAAAGAAAGGACGATATAATCCTGAAGACAATGCAAAAGTAATGGAGAAACTAGATAACATCCGATCAATATCTTCCATATTTCTCTACTAACAGCCATCACAAAACCAACGTGAAAGCCCACTATCACATTGATGCCCAATGGAAGACTAAGGAACAATATTAATCATCCTAACAGAATATAGAGTGCCAGAGAGTCAACAGAGAATGATGCATGAACAACAACTCATACACAAGAAAGTGGAGCAAATCTAATCCTGAAAATGATGTAGCATCATAATAAATGCAAAGCAATTGAAAACCtgagaataatttattttcttccatgAACTGCCTAAGCTAAACTAAGGCAAACAATAATAAGTTTTCAAAACGATGCTTTGTCAACTGGATAAACACAATACTAAAGGAACAATATAATCATAACCAATAAGAAAGgtcatttcaaaatttcaacaaaattaaaaaaaaaagcatagagAATCTAAAGCCAAGTTAAACAAAGCACTAGCTCTTGCTGATCATGGGATTGGAACTGGGAGCTTTCAATTTGCACCAGAAATCTgaattattagttattattaccTCTCTCTGAGTAATAAGCTAGCTGGCATTATACTGAGCAACCACAGATTTCAATGTTTCATGAATGATAGAAGGCAAGACTCTGTCATTATAATTTTCACCAAGGGTTCGATAAATTTCAGGTAGCTGGTCTGCCACAGGACGAGTCAGAACTCGAAGTCCAATCTTCACCtgttaacaaatttaaaacccaATTTAGAGAGACGAATTGTAAGGATTTTACTAATGCATGTAGATAGAAAACTTAAATTCCATGTATTCACAGGTGAAAAGGGAACTACCATCTATACGCAACTCTTATATTCATGGCTCTAGCATCCATCATAATCATGTTAACCCTAGAGCAATACCCAGAATTGAttacaaaatcacaaaaaaggCAGTGGGCTCTAAGAAGTGTGCATGAGGCACAAGTCAAAACCTTATGGCTATAAAAACTGAGGAAAGGGTGCCTTCGCCTACAAGGAATTCAATGACAGACAGATGGAAACATAAAAGAAAGGAGATATTTGAACTAAGGGAATGAACAAATGAGTGAGAACTGCAGAATCTTTCCAGGGAAATGGAAACCAGATAAGGATGGAAAGTCGTTAATACTTTCAAGATTTTGCAGTTACAGAATCTATATACATCAatagggaaagaaaaaacaagaatgacATTACTATCATTTTGACTTCTTTAAGCAATAAGTGACCaatagggaaagaaaaaaacaagaatgacAGGCCttgctataaaaaaaaggaacatcaaaataattatagaaGTATAGAAACGGAAGAAGTATTGTCTATCAGATTTCTGGCAATTTCCTAcgacaaaaaattaaagaaatatgaaattTGGAGATCGCGACTTCCTGAAGTACTCTCTACCAGATGAGGTCGTGCACGAACATCATATATGATGGGACGCTCAAACCATGGAATCATAAAGTGTGTCCCCTCAGGATAAACCTTCTCATTGAACAATAAATATTAGAGCACATACTAAAATGCAGACATTAAAAAGATTTCTTAGTATCATgattacaaattaaattatggCGAGGGGGGAATATGATACAGCATAAGTTTAATACACATTAATAGATTAATTACAAATGTGAATCGAAACCCCAGTTCCGAACAGGTCAAAACCTCTCCCCCAAACTCAAACAAAAACTAATCACCACACCATGAGAAGCAGGAAGCATTCCAGAAAGCCTAAGAAAATTGTAACTTATGAAAAAGGAGACAATGTTAGAGTTTAGACAGCCATGCTGCTTTATGAAAAAGGAGATAATGTTAGAGTTTAGACAGCCATGCTGCTTCCTAGAGGCTTTAAGTTCATCTGACAATCAAATCaccaatcaaatcaatttttaactttttacgTAAAAGGTATATTGAAAGATGGATATTTCCAAATTCAAAAGACCAAATCAGAAAAGATTGCATGAATTCACCATATGACCTCAATGACACAACATTGTTAAAGAAAACAGATAGCAAATAACCCAAGCAGTGTTTTTAGTTCTTTCAGAGAGCACTGGTAAAGTGCAGCTTATTTAAAACAGACCAAGAATCGATTAAATTATCCATCAACACCACCAACAAAATACAGGCGGTGTAGATAACATAGGCCCAATCAATCAGCATGATATTTGATAAAACCAAACGAGAAAACCAATTCATATTTGACAAATATTTCTCACAAAAGTAAACAACTAATCATGTCTTTGATACCAGCTATGCGGTTGAACATTATAGCTCGATGTCCACCATCAACATTGTAAAGACTGTTAGTAGCTCCATACAAACCAAGCCCACCAAGAACTCCTATCTTAATCAGAGTCCCAATGGCACCACTACTGGCACCTTGGGTACTCTCACATTGTTGAAATTCATCTTCCCAAATCCTGACAACACAGAATCATTCATTCACATTAAGAAGGTCAACAATCAACATCGAAAGCAAACCAAGAGCATGAACTAAAGGCAAACTACAATGCTAACATAAATAGCATCAAAGGGATTGTTCACTTCCCATTTTCACATTTCCTGCTCTACAAAACAAAGCCAGAAAAACCCATCAAGGAAACTCAACCTAGAACACAAGAAGTTTATAACTTTTCTTTCTGGGCACCCAATTTTGAAGAAAGTCGGAACTTTATAAAGCAACTGAGCTTAATAAAAGCAGACAAACAAACCCTTTTGAAAAAGGAGAGAACTTGTTAAGTTATTgactaaaatgaaacaaaaggataaaactTTAAGCTTTTAGATCtctttttacttgattttagtTCAAAATGGAAAAAGCCTAGTTGAAATATGATGCCCCAAACATTAATAAACATAAGATAgcatatttcaaattaaaatgagaGAAGCAAAGCAAGAAGGGAGACCAGAATGATAAGCACACCTTAGGTAGGGTCTTCTAGTGAGAGagaggggtttagggtttatagCGTCGAGAAGAAGGGAGAGAAAGGGAGAAGGGGTTTAGGACTTTTACCGAAAGAGAGTAAGGAAGCAAGGGCTCGCTTGAGCAGAAGGTCAAGAAAATGGGCCAAGCATACTGTGTAAAACCAAGCCCTGTGAATATATGATGTTTGATGTCTAAgtaattgagataaaaaaaaataatcttctaatttttctgatttaaaattataaatttattttaaaaatattatatataaaaaatttatttgaaattataataaatgatattttttaaagtattttttatttgaaaatatattaaaataatatttttatttttgatattaacactttaaaacaattaaaaaacataaaaaataatttaaaactaatttttttttaaatacaattcaacaataaaaacaaacattttattatttctcattAAACCACAtttctgtgttttgtttttcatttacattgtgtttttttcttgaaatattaatatatatataaaaaagaagaagaagcaaacttAATACACGGATGTGACCCAAGAAGAGCCAAGTCAGCAACAGTTAATAACCAACAAGATTTCGTTATCCACTTTCAGACATTGCAGGCTCCTCCTCCTCACTCATTTttctcaagaaaacaaaaaaaaatggcttcttcttcttcttcttctccttcatctctTCTGCTCCCACTTGGTAATTAATCAATCTCCTCTTCGCTTTCTCCACTACTTCGTTTCTGCAATCatgttcatttttcatatttattgtGGTAGGTTCATCTTCTGTCAAAACTACTCTACTTACCAAAAGACATGGCATTGTCAATGTCTTTGACAAAGTCCAAGGTTTGATGAACATTAGTGTGCAATGCTCAAACTTGGAACTAAGAAGTAGAGGTTCAAGAGCAAGAGAGAAGAAGGTGGATACAGGTTTGATTAAGAGAAGGGATTGTGTAATTGGGCTGGTATTTGGGGTTTCAACTCTTTGTAATATTGGCTCATTTGATAATGTTGCCAAAGGAGCTGGATTGCCACCAGAAGATAAGCCAAGATTGTGCGATGAAACCTGTGAGAAAGAGCTTGAAAATGTATGGTGAGATTACATGGACCCTTTTTGTTAAAAACTGATCATTTTCAAATTGTGGGTTGCATTAATCCTGTTTTTTCATGAAGGTGCCAATGGTGACTACAGAGTCTGGGTTGCAGTTCAAGGACATTAAAGTTGGTCAAGGCCCTAGTCCTCCAGTTGGTTTTCAGGTGTGTAGACTTGTTCTCTCTCCTCTGGCACACCTGAATTAGCTAGCCAgcaatttgagaaagaaatgGCATCCTCGCCATTATCAGTCTCTTGCTCTCTAGTGTTCCATCTTCTTCAGCTTCTAGTGTTTCCATGGGTTTCTTACTGACCCTTTATAGACCTCCAGATAAATTAATTGAGACTTCGGATATCATGTATGATATGGTGTCCAAGGGCTCTAATGACCATTTCTGGCTTCTAAGATTCACCAATCTATACTAGGATCAGTCCATATTTGTAGCTGTTTTTTTGTCCGACAGTGAGGAGTATTCTTGCTACAGCTTGCATGCCAATTAAGATTAAATTCTCTCCTCGGATGATCTTGAATGGGAACTCCCCTATATCGTTCTCGtgcattcaaaaaaatttaataaattcttttgaACATTGATCCCAAGATTCGAACCTAGAAACTCAAGAACAGGAACATGCTTCATTAACTACTAGGTGAATCCTTGGATAATGTTTAGTTATTGTCTTGGAATCGAAAAGAATGAGATAATCGGGGCATGTCCTCTTgtcttttatgttttgaaaggaCAAAAATTCACTCGAAAACAGTTTGTTCTTTCATATGTCCACCCCATCTAATGACAGTATCATCATGCTCACAGGTTGCTGCTAATTATGTGGCCATGGTTCCATCTGGGCAAATATTTGAcaggtaatttatttttattttttctaatgattAATTAGGGATACCAGTGATAAACATTTGGATGAAAAAAGAAACGAGGATCTATTGCTGTTACATTGCGCAACGCAAGGTGTGCATTCATTTATCACACatatggaaagaaagaaagaaagaaacaatagAATGCAAATTTGCTGATGCTGCTACTGAAAGTTCAATCCTGAAGTCCAATATTCAAGCTGTGCAACAAAGATTGTGCAAATCCAAGTTCTTGAAGGAAGCTGTAATGAAGCCTGGGCGCTCTTAGAAATTTGTCAATTGCGGGGGTTGATTGTAGCTAGATTGTGCCGCTAATTGTTTGATTCTTTGCTTGAGATTCGTACAGCTCTCTGTTTTGTCAGCAGGGTATCTCCTGCTAAGTTATTTTTTCCTGATAGAAATTTattcattcaaaaaaagaaactctTGGATGAAGGGGACAGAGGAGAACTGGCAGCTGTGGCCAGTTTTCGGCCTAAAAGATCGGCTGTTTTGGTGTTCATTCTTGCACTTATTAGCAAGGGCAACTTGCTCTACTTCTAAAATTGTTCCTCTTACATTTTGCAGTTCATTGGAGAAGGGGCAGATCTATATCTTTCGTGTTGGCTCCGGTCAGGTAAGCTCCATAGATGGTAATCCATGTTAAGCTTGGGCCGTGCCACTGATCATGAAACTGGGTTTGCTGTTTTTAGCTTCAAGTGTGCTAACAActgcaaattttgattttattctatTACGTATTGTtacagaataatataaattatattctggaATCTCATCTAAAAAGTTTAAGTTTTTggttgagataattctttgacatggtatcaaagtctTGATAACCTAAGCggttacgagttcgaatcttcaccatttccttatttatttgataaaaaaaaattaaagcacgAGGTAATATACGTCTATgcaagttttaagtttaaagAGCTTTCACTTAAGAGGATGTATtaaagagaataatataaattatatccttgGAACCTCActtaatagtttaatttttggGAATTGAGATTGGTTCTTTAACACGTATTTATAAATATTCAGTTAACCTTTTAGATAGGTTTTGATGCATGTGATCTGAGAGTAGATAGATAGTGCCAAATGTTCCTTACCTTGTTGAATGATCTCTAAATTTCATTACATGGTAAGCAGCATTGCATAATGTCATATAGACTATAGCCGCACTCTGGTGACTGGAATACGAGTATCAGGAATGCTCCGTCATtgactttttcaattttcatgacTAGAATAGGTGATCAAGGGACTTGATGAAGGGATCCTAAGCATGAAAGCTGGAGGGAAGCGCCGGCTCTACATTCCCGGACCGGTAAGTTATTCACATCTTACTCATTTTCCaaccagaagaaaaaaactgtAGATACTGCAGAACGGATATCCCGTCAAACAGACGATGCATCAGCAGACTTTTTCGAGGTTTAAAGAGCTAGTAGCGAATCCCAAAACTTAATGCCATGGCTTCATACATATCTATCCATTTACCTGTAATTTATTCACTTCTTACTCATTTTCCaaccagaagaaaaaaaaaaacagtagatAACTGCAGAATGTATATCCCATCAGCTGCATTGGCCTAGATTAGTTGGATCCTATGCATACCGATGATGCATCATCGTCAGACATAAAATCCCACCCTTCTCTGCTATGCACTTTCTTGAGGTTTAAAGAGCTAGGAGAAAACTCCAAAACTTAATGCCATGGATTTATACATATTGATCCATGGACTGCCATCGCAAGATGAGTGTTTTCTTGACAACCAAACAAGAAAGCCTATCTGCAATTAAGCTTCTAACAGTGTTGTTTTCATGGCTTGTTCTTGTTTCTAGCTGGCATTCCCAAAAGGACTCACTTCAGCTCCAGGAAGGCCAAGGGTGGCACCAAATAGTCCTGTAGTTTTCGATGTCAGTTTGGAATACATACCAGGCCTTGAACTGGAAGAAGAATGAGACTCTACCAAAATCTTCATCTCTCATCAATCCTTTCAGTCTTGCCTCTCTCCCGTTTCATAATTTCTCCCAAGAGGTTTAAAATTTGAGTTCTTGCATTGTATGCCTTCCatcactccttttttttttttttctgatattgTACAAATTGAGCGTCCATTTCTTGATGTAAGTTTTGAGTAAACATGTTTCCAGTCACTGCCTCAACTTGTTTCCTTCAAGAATAGTCTACAATATCAAGAAAATTCAGTAAAATTCATTAATTCAGTAAATCCTAAGAGAGTTACACTGCATAATTTTTCTGgtgtaaacaaaaacaatacaagAAAGAACGATAATCGTAAATAAATATAGAGTTCTACGTCTTCCACCGATAAAGAATTTTGATTCGAATTTTTATTactgaatattttttctattcaaaactaaatattaaactCTTCCGGGAAAAAAAAGTCCctaaacaaaaacatgaaaaataagaataaaaattataaattaaatagaaagtaaattctaaattaacctaaaaaatataacaaattccGAATAGAACTAATTTGAGGGCCTTAACAAATAActtcaaaaacttaaatcttGCGGAGAACAAAGCCTCGAAAATACATGGATGTTAGAGTCTCACCATTTTCGAAGCCAAAATTAGAATACAATGCCTACCCTAGAAGGCTATGATTTTGGTGTGATTGTTGAAGGTCAGTTGAAAATGTTAGGTAATGTTAAGCCCTAAAATAAATCTTGTTTTGGTAAGAGTTGAAGAAACGATTTAATGCGTAGCTAGCTAGTGACGGTTTCTAATCTCAATTGGGAAAATGCTTTTCTTGGGATGGAGGTTGGTGTAAGATGAAAGGTGCTTTCCTAATTTCAAGAATATGGTTGCCCAAGGCTTAAAAAGATgaatttcttttgataaattaaattttatgatttattatgatttattttatataaaattatttctgatttcatgatttgtatcacaagttttttttgttatttttttgaatttttgatgttatcctttcaatatataatgtgtttattgagaattgagattcatgttttgtttttatttactttctattagATTATCCTATTCTCATGAATCTATGTTGTgtatttgacaagttaactcgagttgacttgagttgttttttcttttttattattaatttttttcaattccattctttaatattgaattgattgataattgagctttataattttgatttattttatatgaaattattatgtCTCATGATCCGGTCATAAATTTGACAAATGTTAATTCAGATTGACCGGatcaatccaatatattgtcatctcaatatataaatatattcttgaatttttgtgatttaaactatgtttttaccAATCGTTGAGTTGCCTTTAGACCCGTTAAGTTATTCAGGTCACACCGAGTTTATTCCACacgatttaatttattttttttattagaaaaattttagCTAGCTAcacctaagtttttttttctatattaaaaaaaaatttgattcgaTACGCAGTACGTATAGCGCAAAACAACAATCTAGTGTATCACTATTATAAAACTTAACCCGATCTATGATCTTATTTAAGGCTCGGGTCACGATCTAAGTGATATTGTTTTGTCAACGGTTTCTGACTAAGTCAATCTAAACCGGCTAGTCAttgtttcaatattatttttttaaaattaaaatgatattgttttgaatttttttttaaaaaaattcaatccaaaaTCTTACTCGGTTTTTGACTAATGATTAAGTGTGGGTTGACTTGTTAAGTTAATCAATTTAATCGAGTCACTTCtcactcaattcaatataaAACTCAACCCAACATATATAGGTTTTGAATTGAATTACCAAATTAGTTTAATAACACAGTAAATATAACTTCTTCACAGCCCGGCAATGTTTtacttttcaagtaaaaaaaaaagacaataatgtTCTAGCATGCACAATCTCAATTtgcttattgattttttttaaaaaaaaataaataaattgtatctCCACAAAATAAATGTTGTTAAAAATGTATATATCTTCAATTTTGCAAGTCCAATTACAGTTCTAATTAGGTATTAATTAAGGACTAGTTGATGAAATCGAAAGAATTAAGCTATTAAGAATGTATCTACCTCCACGTGCGCTTCTGAATTTGGAAGCCAAAATGTCATTTAATTAGGTGGAATTGAGGGTGATCGTCAAAACCTAATAAATCCTCAAAACCCACCTCATGCCCTTTTAAACCTCACAAAGTCTTAACAAACTCACCAACCTTAATTTCCTCTATTTGCCCTAAATGGAATTgcaaattatattctttaaaattcaCTTCGAAATTtcctaataaattaaatcaacaaGGCCCGTCAATCTTCTACGATATCATCTTTTAGTTAATtgtatctatataaaataattcgtcaataattttctttaattatattattttaaattatatatataaatttaagagtTAACTTAACTAAATCGTAACTAATTGAGTTTTGAGTTGAATTAGActataaacaagatatttaaaaacaatgtttctaataaaatatgaaGTATTAACCGGCCAGTAATTTCTCTTGAAACACCACCAGATTCAGAGAATGCCATGGCTAGTCAATAAGACCACAATTGTTTTTCTTGCAAGTcaatatattacaatatatataaatatatatatatatatatatatatatataacttgt
This DNA window, taken from Populus alba chromosome 17, ASM523922v2, whole genome shotgun sequence, encodes the following:
- the LOC118027862 gene encoding peptidyl-prolyl cis-trans isomerase FKBP16-3, chloroplastic, whose protein sequence is MASSSSSSPSSLLLPLGSSSVKTTLLTKRHGIVNVFDKVQGLMNISVQCSNLELRSRGSRAREKKVDTGLIKRRDCVIGLVFGVSTLCNIGSFDNVAKGAGLPPEDKPRLCDETCEKELENVPMVTTESGLQFKDIKVGQGPSPPVGFQVAANYVAMVPSGQIFDSSLEKGQIYIFRVGSGQVIKGLDEGILSMKAGGKRRLYIPGPLAFPKGLTSAPGRPRVAPNSPVVFDVSLEYIPGLELEEE